A window of the Terriglobia bacterium genome harbors these coding sequences:
- a CDS encoding acyl carrier protein produces MQSLEQQLRQFVVDNFLFGQDNGFATGDSFLVQGLIDSTGMLELLSYLEKTFAIAIDDAELVPENLDSIDNLVAFLEHKKQVLEAGSAANAS; encoded by the coding sequence ATGCAGTCTCTCGAACAGCAGCTACGCCAGTTCGTAGTTGACAACTTTCTTTTTGGTCAGGACAACGGTTTTGCAACCGGCGATTCATTCCTGGTACAGGGGTTGATCGACTCGACCGGCATGCTGGAGCTGCTCTCGTATCTCGAGAAGACCTTCGCCATTGCCATCGACGATGCGGAACTGGTTCCGGAGAATCTCGACTCCATCGACAACCTGGTTGCATTCCTTGAGCACAAGAAACAGGTCCTGGAGGCGGGGAGCGCCGCCAATGCAAGTTGA